In Leptidea sinapis chromosome 8, ilLepSina1.1, whole genome shotgun sequence, a single window of DNA contains:
- the LOC126965706 gene encoding antichymotrypsin-2-like isoform X2, with translation MCGCVIPFFLKPAHTNMDSKALSTSIAKFSAKFCNQLEKTSVVSSPLSAEYLLALLALGSEDPAHSELLKSLGLPDDDAVRTSFTSFANKLKSIKGITLNIANKVYIQEGDYDLSPALKNDAVKVFDAGLEKMDFTDSSAAGLINKWVESKTNERIKDLLSPDSLNSDTRLVLVNALYFKGTWVNQFDPIHTMDQAFHIDANTTVDVPMMFIEEEFLYGEDPAINAQFLQMHYAGEEASMLIVLPREVDGVDDLLTHLADGYDLVGQLDKLHRVKVKVTIPKFKIETEIDLKSLLPKMGVEAIFDPHNSGINKLLDNGEMLHVSKAVQKAFIEVNEEGAEAAAATAGGLVPLSEELTEEFVADHPFIAIINVKRMQYFWSVLRSPSEEMAGYKKYL, from the exons ATGTGTGGTTGTG TTATTCCTTTCTTCTTGAAACCAGCTCACACAAATATGGATTCAAAAGCATTATCTACATCAATTGCTAAATTTTCGGCAAAATTTTGTAAT CAATTAGAGAAGACCAGTGTAGTTTCATCACCTCTATCGGCAGAGTACTTGCTGGCGCTTCTAGCACTGGGCTCCGAAGATCCGGCACACTCTGAATTATTAAAGTCTCTTGGATTACCTGATGATGATGCT GTTCGGACCTCATTCACCAGTTTTGCAAACAAACTGAAATCAATCAAAggaattacattaaatatagcAAATAAAGTGTACATTCAAGAGGGTGATTATGATTTGAGCCCTGCTTTAAAAAATGATGCCGTCAAAGTGTTCGATGCTGGACTTGAAAAAATGGACTTTACTGACAGCTCAGCTGCtggtttaattaataaatgg gtgGAGAGTAAGACCAACGAACGCATTAAGGATCTGTTATCACCTGACAGTTTGAATAGTGACACCCGCCTTGTACTCGTTAATGCATTGTACTTCAAG GGTACATGGGTAAATCAATTTGACCCAATTCACACCATGGATCAGGCTTTCCACATTGACGCTAACACAACCGTAGATGTCCCAATGATGTTTATAGAAGAGGAATTCTTGTATGGTGAGGATCCAGCAATAAATGCCCAG TTCCTCCAGATGCACTACGCCGGGGAAGAAGCCAGCATGTTGATCGTGCTGCCCCGGGAAGTGGATGGAGTGGATGACCTGCTCACCCACCTGGCGGACGGCTACGACCTGGTCGGGCAGCTGGACAAACTGCACAGAGTCAAAGTGAAGGTCACCATCCCCAAGTTCAAGATTGAGACGGAAATTGATCTCAAATCTCTCCTTCCCAAG ATGGGTGTCGAAGCTATTTTCGACCCGCATAACTCTGGCATCAATAAGTTACTTGACAACGGAGAGATGCTGCACGTGTCGAAGGCCGTGCAGAAGGCTTTCATTGAAGTGAACGAAGAGGGAGCCGAGGCAGCCGCGGCTACCG CGGGCGGACTTGTACCGCTATCAGAAGAATTAACAGAAGAGTTCGTTGCTGATCATCCGTTTATAGCTATAATAAACGTTAAACGAATGCAATACTTCTGGAGTGTCTTGAGATCGCCAAGCGAAGAGATGgctggatataaaaaatatctttaa
- the LOC126965706 gene encoding antichymotrypsin-2-like isoform X1, with protein MWFFSILFIPFFLKPAHTNMDSKALSTSIAKFSAKFCNQLEKTSVVSSPLSAEYLLALLALGSEDPAHSELLKSLGLPDDDAVRTSFTSFANKLKSIKGITLNIANKVYIQEGDYDLSPALKNDAVKVFDAGLEKMDFTDSSAAGLINKWVESKTNERIKDLLSPDSLNSDTRLVLVNALYFKGTWVNQFDPIHTMDQAFHIDANTTVDVPMMFIEEEFLYGEDPAINAQFLQMHYAGEEASMLIVLPREVDGVDDLLTHLADGYDLVGQLDKLHRVKVKVTIPKFKIETEIDLKSLLPKMGVEAIFDPHNSGINKLLDNGEMLHVSKAVQKAFIEVNEEGAEAAAATAGGLVPLSEELTEEFVADHPFIAIINVKRMQYFWSVLRSPSEEMAGYKKYL; from the exons ATGTGGTTCTTCAGTATTCTAT TTATTCCTTTCTTCTTGAAACCAGCTCACACAAATATGGATTCAAAAGCATTATCTACATCAATTGCTAAATTTTCGGCAAAATTTTGTAAT CAATTAGAGAAGACCAGTGTAGTTTCATCACCTCTATCGGCAGAGTACTTGCTGGCGCTTCTAGCACTGGGCTCCGAAGATCCGGCACACTCTGAATTATTAAAGTCTCTTGGATTACCTGATGATGATGCT GTTCGGACCTCATTCACCAGTTTTGCAAACAAACTGAAATCAATCAAAggaattacattaaatatagcAAATAAAGTGTACATTCAAGAGGGTGATTATGATTTGAGCCCTGCTTTAAAAAATGATGCCGTCAAAGTGTTCGATGCTGGACTTGAAAAAATGGACTTTACTGACAGCTCAGCTGCtggtttaattaataaatgg gtgGAGAGTAAGACCAACGAACGCATTAAGGATCTGTTATCACCTGACAGTTTGAATAGTGACACCCGCCTTGTACTCGTTAATGCATTGTACTTCAAG GGTACATGGGTAAATCAATTTGACCCAATTCACACCATGGATCAGGCTTTCCACATTGACGCTAACACAACCGTAGATGTCCCAATGATGTTTATAGAAGAGGAATTCTTGTATGGTGAGGATCCAGCAATAAATGCCCAG TTCCTCCAGATGCACTACGCCGGGGAAGAAGCCAGCATGTTGATCGTGCTGCCCCGGGAAGTGGATGGAGTGGATGACCTGCTCACCCACCTGGCGGACGGCTACGACCTGGTCGGGCAGCTGGACAAACTGCACAGAGTCAAAGTGAAGGTCACCATCCCCAAGTTCAAGATTGAGACGGAAATTGATCTCAAATCTCTCCTTCCCAAG ATGGGTGTCGAAGCTATTTTCGACCCGCATAACTCTGGCATCAATAAGTTACTTGACAACGGAGAGATGCTGCACGTGTCGAAGGCCGTGCAGAAGGCTTTCATTGAAGTGAACGAAGAGGGAGCCGAGGCAGCCGCGGCTACCG CGGGCGGACTTGTACCGCTATCAGAAGAATTAACAGAAGAGTTCGTTGCTGATCATCCGTTTATAGCTATAATAAACGTTAAACGAATGCAATACTTCTGGAGTGTCTTGAGATCGCCAAGCGAAGAGATGgctggatataaaaaatatctttaa
- the LOC126965706 gene encoding antichymotrypsin-2-like isoform X5, with protein sequence MDSKALSTSIAKFSAKFCNQLEKTSVVSSPLSAEYLLALLALGSEDPAHSELLKSLGLPDDDAVRTSFTSFANKLKSIKGITLNIANKVYIQEGDYDLSPALKNDAVKVFDAGLEKMDFTDSSAAGLINKWVESKTNERIKDLLSPDSLNSDTRLVLVNALYFKGTWVNQFDPIHTMDQAFHIDANTTVDVPMMFIEEEFLYGEDPAINAQFLQMHYAGEEASMLIVLPREVDGVDDLLTHLADGYDLVGQLDKLHRVKVKVTIPKFKIETEIDLKSLLPKMGVEAIFDPHNSGINKLLDNGEMLHVSKAVQKAFIEVNEEGAEAAAATAGGLVPLSEELTEEFVADHPFIAIINVKRMQYFWSVLRSPSEEMAGYKKYL encoded by the exons ATGGATTCAAAAGCATTATCTACATCAATTGCTAAATTTTCGGCAAAATTTTGTAAT CAATTAGAGAAGACCAGTGTAGTTTCATCACCTCTATCGGCAGAGTACTTGCTGGCGCTTCTAGCACTGGGCTCCGAAGATCCGGCACACTCTGAATTATTAAAGTCTCTTGGATTACCTGATGATGATGCT GTTCGGACCTCATTCACCAGTTTTGCAAACAAACTGAAATCAATCAAAggaattacattaaatatagcAAATAAAGTGTACATTCAAGAGGGTGATTATGATTTGAGCCCTGCTTTAAAAAATGATGCCGTCAAAGTGTTCGATGCTGGACTTGAAAAAATGGACTTTACTGACAGCTCAGCTGCtggtttaattaataaatgg gtgGAGAGTAAGACCAACGAACGCATTAAGGATCTGTTATCACCTGACAGTTTGAATAGTGACACCCGCCTTGTACTCGTTAATGCATTGTACTTCAAG GGTACATGGGTAAATCAATTTGACCCAATTCACACCATGGATCAGGCTTTCCACATTGACGCTAACACAACCGTAGATGTCCCAATGATGTTTATAGAAGAGGAATTCTTGTATGGTGAGGATCCAGCAATAAATGCCCAG TTCCTCCAGATGCACTACGCCGGGGAAGAAGCCAGCATGTTGATCGTGCTGCCCCGGGAAGTGGATGGAGTGGATGACCTGCTCACCCACCTGGCGGACGGCTACGACCTGGTCGGGCAGCTGGACAAACTGCACAGAGTCAAAGTGAAGGTCACCATCCCCAAGTTCAAGATTGAGACGGAAATTGATCTCAAATCTCTCCTTCCCAAG ATGGGTGTCGAAGCTATTTTCGACCCGCATAACTCTGGCATCAATAAGTTACTTGACAACGGAGAGATGCTGCACGTGTCGAAGGCCGTGCAGAAGGCTTTCATTGAAGTGAACGAAGAGGGAGCCGAGGCAGCCGCGGCTACCG CGGGCGGACTTGTACCGCTATCAGAAGAATTAACAGAAGAGTTCGTTGCTGATCATCCGTTTATAGCTATAATAAACGTTAAACGAATGCAATACTTCTGGAGTGTCTTGAGATCGCCAAGCGAAGAGATGgctggatataaaaaatatctttaa
- the LOC126965706 gene encoding antichymotrypsin-2-like isoform X3 encodes MWFFSILFIPFFLKPAHTNMDSKALSTSIAKFSAKFCNQLEKTSVVSSPLSAEYLLALLALGSEDPAHSELLKSLGLPDDDAVRTSFTSFANKLKSIKGITLNIANKVYIQEGDYDLSPALKNDAVKVFDAGLEKMDFTDSSAAGLINKWVESKTNERIKDLLSPDSLNSDTRLVLVNALYFKGTWVNQFDPIHTMDQAFHIDANTTVDVPMMFIEEEFLYGEDPAINAQFLQMHYAGEEASMLIVLPREVDGVDDLLTHLADGYDLVGQLDKLHRVKVKVTIPKFKIETEIDLKSLLPKMGVEAIFDPHNSGINKLLDNGEMLHVSKAVQKAFIEVNEEGAEAAAATAMGIMMCSAMVGEEPVYHFRANRPFLAAVLVDNVVYFTAAFRPHS; translated from the exons ATGTGGTTCTTCAGTATTCTAT TTATTCCTTTCTTCTTGAAACCAGCTCACACAAATATGGATTCAAAAGCATTATCTACATCAATTGCTAAATTTTCGGCAAAATTTTGTAAT CAATTAGAGAAGACCAGTGTAGTTTCATCACCTCTATCGGCAGAGTACTTGCTGGCGCTTCTAGCACTGGGCTCCGAAGATCCGGCACACTCTGAATTATTAAAGTCTCTTGGATTACCTGATGATGATGCT GTTCGGACCTCATTCACCAGTTTTGCAAACAAACTGAAATCAATCAAAggaattacattaaatatagcAAATAAAGTGTACATTCAAGAGGGTGATTATGATTTGAGCCCTGCTTTAAAAAATGATGCCGTCAAAGTGTTCGATGCTGGACTTGAAAAAATGGACTTTACTGACAGCTCAGCTGCtggtttaattaataaatgg gtgGAGAGTAAGACCAACGAACGCATTAAGGATCTGTTATCACCTGACAGTTTGAATAGTGACACCCGCCTTGTACTCGTTAATGCATTGTACTTCAAG GGTACATGGGTAAATCAATTTGACCCAATTCACACCATGGATCAGGCTTTCCACATTGACGCTAACACAACCGTAGATGTCCCAATGATGTTTATAGAAGAGGAATTCTTGTATGGTGAGGATCCAGCAATAAATGCCCAG TTCCTCCAGATGCACTACGCCGGGGAAGAAGCCAGCATGTTGATCGTGCTGCCCCGGGAAGTGGATGGAGTGGATGACCTGCTCACCCACCTGGCGGACGGCTACGACCTGGTCGGGCAGCTGGACAAACTGCACAGAGTCAAAGTGAAGGTCACCATCCCCAAGTTCAAGATTGAGACGGAAATTGATCTCAAATCTCTCCTTCCCAAG ATGGGTGTCGAAGCTATTTTCGACCCGCATAACTCTGGCATCAATAAGTTACTTGACAACGGAGAGATGCTGCACGTGTCGAAGGCCGTGCAGAAGGCTTTCATTGAAGTGAACGAAGAGGGAGCCGAGGCAGCCGCGGCTACCG CGATGGGTATCATGATGTGCTCGGCCATGGTGGGTGAAGAGCCAGTGTACCACTTCCGAGCGAACCGGCCCTTCCTAGCAGCAGTCCTCGTGGACAATGTGGTATACTTCACCGCCGCGTTCCGACCACACTCATAG
- the LOC126965706 gene encoding antichymotrypsin-2-like isoform X4 has translation MWFFSILFIPFFLKPAHTNMDSKALSTSIAKFSAKFCNQLEKTSVVSSPLSAEYLLALLALGSEDPAHSELLKSLGLPDDDAVRTSFTSFANKLKSIKGITLNIANKVYIQEGDYDLSPALKNDAVKVFDAGLEKMDFTDSSAAGLINKWVESKTNERIKDLLSPDSLNSDTRLVLVNALYFKGTWVNQFDPIHTMDQAFHIDANTTVDVPMMFIEEEFLYGEDPAINAQFLQMHYAGEEASMLIVLPREVDGVDDLLTHLADGYDLVGQLDKLHRVKVKVTIPKFKIETEIDLKSLLPKMGVEAIFDPHNSGINKLLDNGEMLHVSKAVQKAFIEVNEEGAEAAAATGMVLMMRCAPMSSPTFRADRSFSYTIFTSERAPLFTGVYRGPN, from the exons ATGTGGTTCTTCAGTATTCTAT TTATTCCTTTCTTCTTGAAACCAGCTCACACAAATATGGATTCAAAAGCATTATCTACATCAATTGCTAAATTTTCGGCAAAATTTTGTAAT CAATTAGAGAAGACCAGTGTAGTTTCATCACCTCTATCGGCAGAGTACTTGCTGGCGCTTCTAGCACTGGGCTCCGAAGATCCGGCACACTCTGAATTATTAAAGTCTCTTGGATTACCTGATGATGATGCT GTTCGGACCTCATTCACCAGTTTTGCAAACAAACTGAAATCAATCAAAggaattacattaaatatagcAAATAAAGTGTACATTCAAGAGGGTGATTATGATTTGAGCCCTGCTTTAAAAAATGATGCCGTCAAAGTGTTCGATGCTGGACTTGAAAAAATGGACTTTACTGACAGCTCAGCTGCtggtttaattaataaatgg gtgGAGAGTAAGACCAACGAACGCATTAAGGATCTGTTATCACCTGACAGTTTGAATAGTGACACCCGCCTTGTACTCGTTAATGCATTGTACTTCAAG GGTACATGGGTAAATCAATTTGACCCAATTCACACCATGGATCAGGCTTTCCACATTGACGCTAACACAACCGTAGATGTCCCAATGATGTTTATAGAAGAGGAATTCTTGTATGGTGAGGATCCAGCAATAAATGCCCAG TTCCTCCAGATGCACTACGCCGGGGAAGAAGCCAGCATGTTGATCGTGCTGCCCCGGGAAGTGGATGGAGTGGATGACCTGCTCACCCACCTGGCGGACGGCTACGACCTGGTCGGGCAGCTGGACAAACTGCACAGAGTCAAAGTGAAGGTCACCATCCCCAAGTTCAAGATTGAGACGGAAATTGATCTCAAATCTCTCCTTCCCAAG ATGGGTGTCGAAGCTATTTTCGACCCGCATAACTCTGGCATCAATAAGTTACTTGACAACGGAGAGATGCTGCACGTGTCGAAGGCCGTGCAGAAGGCTTTCATTGAAGTGAACGAAGAGGGAGCCGAGGCAGCCGCGGCTACCG GCATGGTGTTGATGATGCGATGCGCGCCCATGTCATCACCGACCTTCCGCGCCGACCGCTCCTTCTCCTACACCATCTTCACCAGCGAGCGAGCCCCTCTCTTCACCGGCGTCTACCGCGGCCCCAACTGA